The proteins below are encoded in one region of Halorhodospira halochloris:
- a CDS encoding DUF6164 family protein, which produces MAKLIMNLRGVPDDEADEVRELLNQYNIDFYETPPNRWGITSGGIWLKDADCYPQAKRLLDEYQRKRSERVRAEYEAMRQRGEIDTLLQRVAREPLKAALYTVLMLIILAFMTIPFVYLALGVTKL; this is translated from the coding sequence ATGGCCAAGCTGATCATGAACTTACGCGGAGTTCCTGACGACGAGGCGGATGAGGTCAGGGAATTGCTGAACCAATACAACATCGATTTCTACGAGACTCCTCCCAATCGTTGGGGGATCACCAGCGGTGGCATATGGCTAAAGGATGCCGATTGCTACCCACAGGCAAAGCGCCTGCTCGATGAGTATCAGCGCAAACGCAGTGAACGGGTACGAGCCGAATATGAGGCCATGCGCCAGCGCGGCGAGATTGACACCCTCTTGCAGAGGGTTGCCCGGGAGCCACTTAAGGCCGCCCTCTATACCGTGCTGATGCTCATAATCCTGGCTTTCATGACCATACCTTTTGTCTATTTGGCCCTCGGTGTGACTAAACTGTGA
- a CDS encoding haloacid dehalogenase type II, translated as MAITLAFDVYGTLVDTNGITDTLRKRVGDRAPAVAKAWRDKQLEYAFRRTVMGDFADFADCISDALDFTLRVYSVSLSAAERERLLEAYQRLPAFLDAEPGMEDLQQAGYRAFAFSNASRETVSKLLGDNSLRQYFEDVVSAESVAAFKPSPQVYAAFLSRVSTPAEQTWLISGNQFDIIGARSVGWQAIWVRRLPNVVYDPWGLEPNATVSTLTELPRVLPAP; from the coding sequence ATGGCCATAACTCTAGCCTTCGATGTATACGGCACCCTGGTTGACACCAATGGTATTACCGACACCCTCCGTAAGCGAGTAGGGGATAGGGCGCCGGCGGTTGCTAAAGCCTGGCGGGATAAGCAGCTTGAGTACGCGTTTCGGCGCACGGTGATGGGAGACTTTGCCGACTTTGCCGATTGTATCAGCGATGCCCTCGACTTTACCCTGCGAGTTTACAGCGTCAGCTTGAGTGCAGCAGAGAGAGAGCGTTTACTGGAGGCCTATCAGCGTCTTCCTGCGTTTCTCGATGCTGAACCGGGTATGGAGGATTTACAACAGGCTGGTTATCGGGCCTTTGCTTTCTCTAATGCTAGCCGTGAGACGGTTAGTAAGCTGCTCGGTGATAATAGTCTGCGCCAATACTTTGAGGATGTGGTCAGCGCAGAATCGGTCGCTGCTTTTAAGCCCAGTCCCCAGGTCTATGCAGCCTTTCTCTCGCGCGTGAGTACACCGGCTGAGCAGACATGGCTTATCTCCGGCAATCAATTCGATATCATAGGGGCGCGCTCTGTTGGCTGGCAGGCCATTTGGGTGCGCCGTTTGCCTAATGTGGTCTATGATCCGTGGGGGCTTGAGCCGAATGCCACGGTATCAACCTTGACTGAGTTGCCGCGGGTCTTGCCGGCACCGTAG
- a CDS encoding TatD family hydrolase, translating to MEWIDIGANLTHHTFKKDLHGVLERAHEAAVVQMFITGTDERESIKAQALASQHPGTLYSTAGFHPHMASQFSSESESVLRELAAQPEVVAIGETGLDFYRNHSPPEVQQRVFERHLELAAELKLPVFLHQRDAHKRFVEIVRAYRDELVDGVAHCFTEGPEEARDYLELGLHIGVTGWICDERRGQSLRRAVAEIPRQSLMVETDCPYLLPRDVDPQQAGLPVKNRRNEPSLLPHIGRAVAHYSGRDVEELALTSAQVARRFFRVD from the coding sequence ATGGAATGGATAGATATCGGTGCCAACCTAACCCATCATACATTCAAAAAAGACCTGCATGGGGTTCTCGAAAGGGCCCACGAGGCCGCGGTGGTGCAGATGTTCATCACCGGCACGGATGAGCGAGAGTCTATCAAGGCGCAAGCGCTAGCCAGCCAGCATCCGGGGACCCTATATTCTACAGCAGGTTTCCACCCCCACATGGCCAGTCAATTCAGTTCCGAGTCGGAATCGGTGCTGCGTGAGCTTGCAGCCCAACCCGAAGTGGTGGCAATCGGCGAGACCGGCCTGGATTTTTACCGCAACCACTCGCCGCCGGAAGTCCAGCAGCGGGTATTCGAGCGCCACCTTGAACTCGCTGCCGAGCTCAAGTTGCCGGTCTTCCTGCACCAACGCGACGCTCACAAGCGTTTTGTCGAGATAGTCCGCGCCTACCGCGACGAGTTGGTTGACGGCGTCGCTCACTGCTTCACCGAAGGCCCAGAAGAGGCGCGTGACTACCTTGAACTAGGCTTGCATATCGGAGTTACCGGGTGGATTTGCGATGAACGCCGTGGCCAATCACTCCGCCGAGCGGTTGCTGAGATACCGCGGCAATCTCTTATGGTAGAGACTGACTGCCCTTACCTTTTGCCTCGTGACGTCGACCCCCAGCAAGCAGGCCTACCGGTTAAAAACAGGCGCAATGAGCCCTCGCTACTTCCCCACATAGGCCGAGCGGTGGCACACTACAGTGGACGTGATGTGGAGGAATTGGCCCTTACCTCAGCTCAGGTGGCGCGGAGGTTTTTCCGTGTAGACTAA
- a CDS encoding putative bifunctional diguanylate cyclase/phosphodiesterase, giving the protein MLVNPSRRALYISLAYVVLALAWIFGSDAAVVFLFPPEWSVVLQLAKGVVFVLVTAMLLFWLLSRIERYSSESQQLRKSQLHAQQMRDTYAALSAANHAMMKEGDKYNLFTQICQIVVHYCGVRMAWIGLVEPDGHWVVPVAWDGDELGKWYLKQIKVSSDPELPEGRGPVGRSLATQQTVLFQDFLEDPDAAPWHYAARQAGFAAVAAFPLSHSGQVIGSLAVYASDEGYFSAEVIALIEDLAADVGFAVEAMERETERRRQNERIEYLAQHDLITGLLNRSTMTVKIDEAIGARRGDGKSAALLFINLDRFRFINDAFGYHTGDILLHKAAQRLRSLLGPGMELSRHGADEFLVLINEVSGREEGAALATQIIDSFSLPLRYMDLEHTVSPSIGVAIYPQDATDSAALINNAEIAMQAAKRGGRSRFCNFTVEMQSVVQHRLALEANLRGALERGEIELWYQPQLDIKDMRLVGVEALMRWCHPERGWVSPGEFIPIAEESGLIVELGDWAIAEACAQAAQWHSEGLLAGPVAVNVSAAQLIRGGMAEKVDNILARSNISAPMLQLEMTESMFLHESGSLSETLESFNRRGLRLAVDDFGTGYSNLGYLKRLPLAKLKIDKSFVLSLPDDVEDAVITRTIVSMAVGLNLRVIAEGVETREQLAYLQQIGCHEGQGFLFGRPQPADELTARMRSAQGWLVDE; this is encoded by the coding sequence GTGTTAGTTAACCCAAGCCGGCGAGCACTCTACATTAGTCTGGCCTATGTGGTTTTAGCCCTAGCTTGGATATTTGGCAGCGATGCCGCAGTAGTTTTCCTATTCCCCCCTGAATGGTCAGTAGTGCTGCAGCTAGCCAAAGGCGTTGTCTTCGTCTTGGTAACTGCAATGCTGCTCTTTTGGTTACTCTCGCGCATTGAGCGTTATTCCAGTGAAAGTCAGCAGTTGCGCAAATCGCAACTCCACGCCCAGCAAATGCGGGATACGTATGCAGCGTTGAGCGCGGCTAATCACGCAATGATGAAGGAAGGTGATAAATACAATCTATTCACCCAAATCTGCCAGATCGTGGTCCATTACTGCGGCGTGAGGATGGCCTGGATAGGGTTAGTTGAGCCAGATGGCCACTGGGTGGTGCCTGTGGCGTGGGATGGTGATGAACTTGGTAAGTGGTATTTAAAGCAGATAAAGGTTAGTTCTGACCCCGAGCTGCCTGAGGGTAGGGGGCCGGTTGGCAGGTCACTGGCCACTCAGCAAACAGTACTATTTCAGGATTTCCTGGAAGATCCTGATGCTGCCCCATGGCACTATGCAGCTCGCCAGGCCGGGTTTGCAGCAGTAGCCGCCTTCCCCTTATCCCATTCGGGACAAGTGATAGGCAGCTTAGCTGTATACGCCAGCGATGAGGGCTATTTTTCTGCAGAGGTAATAGCTTTGATTGAAGACTTGGCTGCTGATGTCGGATTTGCAGTTGAGGCCATGGAGCGCGAGACAGAGCGACGCCGGCAGAATGAGCGGATTGAATATTTGGCGCAGCACGACCTGATCACTGGCCTGTTAAATCGCAGTACCATGACGGTAAAGATTGATGAAGCGATAGGGGCTCGCAGAGGGGACGGCAAGTCTGCAGCCTTACTGTTTATCAATCTGGATAGGTTTCGGTTTATCAACGATGCCTTCGGTTACCATACCGGTGATATTCTGCTGCATAAGGCCGCGCAACGCCTGCGTTCGCTGCTCGGGCCCGGCATGGAGCTGTCTCGTCATGGTGCAGACGAGTTTTTGGTGCTAATCAACGAGGTTTCTGGTCGTGAGGAGGGCGCTGCATTAGCCACCCAGATTATTGATAGTTTTTCGCTTCCGCTGCGTTATATGGACTTGGAGCATACGGTATCGCCCAGTATCGGCGTGGCGATATATCCTCAGGATGCCACAGATTCGGCAGCTTTGATAAATAATGCCGAGATAGCTATGCAGGCTGCCAAAAGGGGTGGCAGGAGCAGGTTCTGCAACTTTACTGTCGAGATGCAAAGTGTTGTGCAGCACCGCCTTGCTCTTGAGGCTAATCTGCGCGGTGCTCTGGAACGAGGTGAGATAGAACTTTGGTATCAGCCCCAACTAGATATTAAAGATATGCGGTTGGTCGGGGTAGAGGCGCTTATGCGCTGGTGCCACCCGGAGCGAGGCTGGGTCTCTCCTGGCGAATTTATTCCGATAGCCGAAGAGAGCGGTCTTATTGTTGAGCTTGGCGATTGGGCCATTGCCGAAGCGTGTGCTCAGGCCGCTCAGTGGCACTCTGAGGGGCTGCTAGCTGGACCAGTAGCAGTCAATGTTTCGGCAGCTCAACTGATCAGGGGCGGGATGGCGGAAAAGGTTGATAATATCCTGGCTCGGAGTAACATCTCTGCGCCTATGCTGCAGCTGGAAATGACTGAAAGCATGTTTTTGCATGAAAGTGGATCGCTATCCGAGACACTGGAATCATTTAATCGCAGGGGATTGCGCCTGGCTGTAGATGATTTTGGCACTGGCTACTCTAATCTCGGTTACCTCAAACGCTTGCCCTTGGCCAAGCTCAAAATAGATAAGTCATTTGTTCTCAGCCTGCCAGATGATGTTGAGGACGCGGTGATTACCAGAACCATAGTGAGTATGGCGGTGGGCCTGAATTTGCGCGTTATCGCGGAGGGTGTGGAGACGCGTGAGCAGCTCGCATATCTGCAGCAGATAGGCTGTCATGAAGGCCAAGGGTTTCTGTTCGGCAGGCCTCAACCGGCAGATGAGCTGACAGCAAGGATGCGCAGTGCTCAGGGGTGGTTGGTTGATGAGTAA
- a CDS encoding copper chaperone PCu(A)C → MSLRNWVAIATAALLATPSAVGQDRGGQPREGVRLPILGQDREPIDMLKMRPEEVERELQRREQELRPPTLARALQPLPDIPTDAFDFVEEPTEEPEEQAAEAVEVEGFWVAESRPGEGTIQAELDLANRSESSHSLVYVYTDAAEEAILHITHWIAGVRHVQRLEELHLPPEQRVELRPGGPRLLLVDLRRPLSRGEVVSVTLQFADGSRKTVEAPVHSYY, encoded by the coding sequence ATGTCCCTGCGCAACTGGGTCGCTATAGCAACGGCGGCGTTACTGGCTACTCCAAGTGCTGTGGGCCAGGATCGCGGCGGACAGCCGCGGGAAGGGGTGCGCCTGCCTATTTTAGGCCAGGATCGAGAACCAATAGATATGCTGAAGATGCGCCCGGAAGAGGTTGAGAGGGAGTTGCAGCGGCGCGAACAGGAGCTAAGACCTCCTACCTTAGCGAGGGCATTGCAACCGCTGCCCGATATTCCAACTGACGCCTTTGATTTCGTAGAAGAGCCAACAGAAGAGCCGGAGGAGCAAGCAGCGGAGGCGGTTGAGGTGGAGGGCTTCTGGGTTGCCGAGAGTCGTCCAGGAGAGGGCACCATTCAGGCCGAGCTTGATTTAGCTAACCGGTCAGAGAGTTCCCATAGTTTAGTTTATGTTTATACAGATGCAGCCGAAGAGGCTATCCTGCATATTACCCATTGGATTGCAGGGGTAAGGCATGTGCAACGACTCGAAGAGTTGCATCTGCCTCCTGAGCAACGGGTTGAGCTGCGCCCGGGAGGACCTCGGCTGCTGTTGGTGGATCTACGCAGGCCATTGAGCCGCGGCGAGGTGGTATCGGTGACCCTGCAGTTTGCAGATGGCAGCCGCAAGACGGTTGAAGCCCCGGTGCACAGCTATTACTGA
- a CDS encoding CBS domain-containing protein, which yields MKLPDIMSAKLVTGDPEEGLREAFFKMRHNNIRHLPVVDADMQLLGMVTDRDLRRPDWVDEAPDLAHIYYLDDNMSLKDVMTRNPLLVHTYDSVQRAAQIMRENRFGALPVLNKEQRLVGMVSAVDMLHVLEELIDRIDSPKQAH from the coding sequence ATGAAACTACCTGACATTATGAGTGCCAAGTTGGTTACCGGGGATCCAGAAGAGGGGCTGCGGGAGGCCTTTTTTAAGATGCGCCACAACAACATCCGCCATTTGCCGGTGGTGGATGCCGATATGCAGCTCTTGGGCATGGTCACGGACCGTGATCTGCGCCGACCTGACTGGGTGGATGAGGCCCCGGATTTGGCCCACATCTACTATCTCGATGATAATATGTCACTCAAGGACGTCATGACTCGCAATCCCCTTCTGGTGCATACCTATGATTCTGTGCAGCGCGCTGCACAGATCATGCGTGAGAATCGCTTTGGTGCGTTGCCGGTGCTGAACAAGGAGCAGCGCTTGGTCGGGATGGTCTCGGCGGTAGATATGCTCCATGTGCTCGAAGAGCTGATTGATCGGATCGATTCCCCTAAGCAGGCGCACTGA
- the ilvD gene encoding dihydroxy-acid dehydratase has product MADNRRSRVITQGVARTPNRAMLRAVGFTDDDFDKPIIGVGNAHSTITPCNIGIGAMAGKADKALREAGAMPVMFGTITVSDGISMGTEGMKYSLVSREVIADSIETVGGGQRLDGVLATGGCDKNMPGAMIALARLDVPSIFVYGGTIKPGHYQGEDLTVVSAFEAVGKYNAGNLSDEDLQGVERNACPGAGSCGGMFTANTMSSAFEAMGMSLMGSSTVSAEDDEAGEVAEAAAKALMDAVHHDRRPSQMLTRKAFENAFAVVMAVGGSTNAVLHLLAIANTAEVPFDLDDVEAIRRKVPVLCDLKPSGRFVTSQFHEVGGTPQVMRILLEHGLLHGDCMTVTGQTVEQLISHLPAEPPANQEIIMPFDKPLYPQGHLAVLRGNLAEEGAVAKVTGIKQRKISGPARVFDSEEECLEAILADRVQAGDVIIVRYEGPKGGPGMREMLAPTSAIIGKGLGDSVGLITDGRFSGGTYGMVVGHVAPEAYDGGTIALVCEGDRVTIDADSNLLQLEVDEHELERRRAAWQIPQPRYRRGVLGKYARLASSASRGAVTDADLFD; this is encoded by the coding sequence ATGGCAGATAATCGACGCAGCCGTGTTATTACCCAGGGAGTGGCTCGTACGCCCAATCGTGCCATGTTGCGGGCGGTAGGCTTTACTGATGATGATTTCGACAAGCCCATAATCGGTGTTGGCAATGCTCACAGCACCATTACCCCATGCAATATAGGCATTGGCGCTATGGCCGGGAAGGCCGATAAGGCGCTGCGTGAGGCGGGGGCTATGCCGGTAATGTTTGGCACTATAACCGTCTCGGATGGCATCTCTATGGGGACTGAGGGGATGAAATACTCGCTGGTCTCCCGCGAGGTTATTGCCGATTCAATAGAGACCGTCGGTGGTGGCCAACGCCTTGATGGGGTGCTCGCAACCGGTGGCTGCGATAAGAACATGCCTGGGGCCATGATCGCCCTTGCCCGCTTGGATGTGCCCTCAATATTTGTCTACGGCGGCACCATCAAGCCTGGCCATTACCAGGGCGAAGATCTGACTGTGGTGAGCGCCTTCGAGGCGGTGGGCAAATATAACGCGGGCAACCTTAGTGACGAGGACCTGCAGGGGGTGGAGCGTAACGCCTGTCCTGGGGCCGGCTCGTGTGGCGGTATGTTCACCGCCAATACCATGTCGAGTGCATTTGAGGCCATGGGCATGAGCCTTATGGGTTCATCCACCGTATCGGCGGAGGATGATGAGGCAGGCGAGGTTGCTGAGGCTGCAGCAAAGGCCCTTATGGATGCGGTCCACCATGATCGCAGACCGTCGCAGATGCTCACCCGTAAGGCCTTTGAGAACGCCTTTGCGGTGGTAATGGCCGTCGGCGGGTCGACCAACGCTGTGCTCCATTTGCTAGCCATTGCCAATACCGCTGAGGTTCCCTTCGATCTTGATGATGTTGAGGCTATTCGGCGCAAGGTGCCGGTTTTGTGCGACCTCAAACCTTCTGGGCGGTTTGTTACTAGCCAGTTCCATGAGGTAGGGGGCACCCCTCAGGTTATGCGCATTCTGCTTGAGCACGGCTTACTGCACGGCGATTGTATGACCGTCACCGGTCAAACGGTTGAGCAACTGATCAGTCACCTGCCAGCTGAACCGCCGGCGAATCAAGAGATAATAATGCCGTTCGACAAACCCCTATATCCGCAGGGCCATTTGGCAGTGCTGCGGGGCAATCTTGCCGAAGAGGGCGCTGTTGCCAAGGTGACAGGGATAAAACAGCGCAAGATTAGTGGCCCCGCGCGGGTATTCGACTCTGAGGAGGAGTGCCTGGAGGCCATTTTGGCTGACCGTGTGCAGGCTGGAGATGTGATCATAGTCAGGTATGAGGGCCCTAAAGGCGGCCCTGGAATGCGCGAAATGCTGGCTCCAACCTCGGCGATAATCGGCAAGGGGTTGGGTGATAGCGTCGGCTTGATCACTGATGGGCGTTTTTCTGGTGGCACCTACGGCATGGTGGTTGGGCATGTTGCTCCGGAGGCCTATGATGGCGGTACAATTGCCCTAGTCTGTGAGGGGGATAGAGTTACAATTGATGCCGACAGCAATCTGTTGCAGCTCGAGGTCGATGAGCATGAACTCGAGCGGCGTCGCGCTGCTTGGCAGATCCCTCAGCCGCGCTATCGGCGCGGGGTGCTGGGCAAGTATGCACGTTTAGCTTCATCCGCCAGTCGGGGAGCGGTAACAGACGCCGACCTGTTTGATTAA
- a CDS encoding AMP-binding protein has protein sequence MGAQAPTISWLEVEKNWLDEQPDGGLNLAYQCLERNLAAGRAHQPALIWRSSTNQRTVYTYAELSAEAQRFAAALKHRGIRLAERVCTIAPRRPELYIAALGTLHHGAVYAPLFSVYGPDPIRRRLEVGEARVVITTKQLYEQRIAPIRGALPSLEHIVLIDGEAPGAESWQQFCTAPAANTPNEGLVTAAEFPALLLFTSGTTGPPKGVLHVHRAAAALLTSGRLVLGLEPGTRYWCTADPGWVTGVAYGLLAPLLCGATLVVDEGKLEAARWYDILAEEAIQCWLTTPTALRLLRRSAVDTYHHELSNLERIFSTGEPLDPALTEWTQQHLNLPTRDAWWQSETGSIITAQYADDPLTPARMGRSAPGIEMIIAEIDHQQVKPITRPGQTGEILIKRGWPSMFRAYLGAPESYRQAFIDDWYRSGDLAQWDRNGELRFIGRADDVIKTAGHMVGPAEVEAVLNHHPEVVECGVSAVPDAVAGHLVAAWVVPRNPVQDAEKLRHDLIAYARQRLGTAVAPRELHFIDELPKTPSGKILRRELRKP, from the coding sequence ATGGGCGCGCAAGCACCAACAATTTCCTGGCTCGAAGTAGAAAAAAACTGGCTGGATGAGCAGCCCGACGGCGGCTTAAACCTGGCCTATCAATGCCTGGAGCGCAACCTGGCGGCCGGCCGTGCGCACCAACCGGCGCTGATTTGGCGCAGCTCCACCAACCAACGCACCGTTTACACCTACGCCGAGCTCAGTGCCGAGGCGCAGCGCTTCGCTGCCGCCCTCAAACACCGCGGCATCCGCCTAGCGGAGCGGGTCTGCACCATAGCCCCGCGCCGCCCTGAATTGTATATCGCCGCCCTAGGTACCCTGCATCACGGGGCGGTCTATGCGCCCTTATTCTCTGTCTACGGCCCCGATCCGATCCGCCGCCGCCTTGAGGTCGGCGAGGCGCGAGTGGTAATCACCACCAAGCAACTATATGAGCAGCGCATAGCCCCCATCCGTGGAGCTTTGCCGAGCCTCGAGCATATTGTCCTCATCGACGGTGAAGCACCCGGCGCCGAATCGTGGCAACAATTCTGCACCGCACCCGCGGCGAATACTCCCAACGAAGGCTTAGTCACCGCCGCTGAATTCCCCGCTTTGTTGCTCTTCACCAGCGGCACAACCGGCCCGCCTAAAGGCGTTCTCCATGTCCATCGTGCCGCAGCGGCCCTGCTCACCTCGGGACGACTAGTGCTAGGCCTGGAACCGGGAACACGCTACTGGTGCACTGCAGATCCAGGCTGGGTCACGGGAGTTGCTTATGGACTCCTTGCCCCCCTGCTCTGTGGCGCAACCCTAGTAGTCGACGAGGGCAAGCTCGAGGCGGCTCGATGGTACGACATACTGGCCGAAGAAGCCATTCAATGTTGGCTTACCACGCCCACAGCTTTGCGCCTTCTGCGGCGTAGTGCAGTCGATACTTACCACCACGAGTTGAGCAACCTGGAGCGCATCTTCAGCACCGGCGAGCCACTCGACCCTGCCCTTACCGAGTGGACTCAGCAGCACCTAAATCTGCCTACCCGCGACGCTTGGTGGCAATCAGAAACGGGCTCCATAATAACCGCCCAATACGCTGATGACCCGCTGACTCCTGCTAGAATGGGGCGCTCGGCGCCTGGGATAGAGATGATTATTGCCGAGATCGACCACCAGCAGGTAAAGCCGATAACCCGGCCCGGGCAAACCGGTGAGATACTCATCAAGCGCGGCTGGCCGTCCATGTTCAGGGCCTACTTGGGGGCACCGGAGAGCTACCGCCAAGCCTTCATTGACGACTGGTATCGGTCGGGTGATCTGGCACAATGGGATAGAAATGGCGAGCTGCGCTTCATTGGCAGGGCCGATGACGTTATCAAAACCGCCGGACATATGGTCGGCCCCGCTGAGGTTGAAGCCGTATTAAACCACCATCCCGAGGTTGTAGAGTGCGGCGTTAGCGCAGTCCCAGATGCCGTGGCCGGGCACCTAGTAGCGGCATGGGTGGTACCCCGTAACCCTGTGCAAGACGCCGAAAAACTCCGCCACGACCTTATTGCCTATGCCCGCCAGCGCCTCGGTACCGCGGTAGCCCCGCGCGAACTTCACTTTATCGACGAACTGCCGAAAACCCCGAGTGGCAAGATACTCAGACGTGAACTAAGGAAACCATGA
- a CDS encoding mechanosensitive ion channel domain-containing protein — MHIAYLMTRIVLGALALFPLAALAEAGEDAAEPARRVAEMTQTFAHNLAEQLRQIGTALNELEGEQLGTQLWLATIELSDLLIIIGVTVALLFALRPVARPFFIKAEKWAQQGDERLHTLRRAIGVSSAALADLATVLIAWLGGYALALFLLGETGSIEMRQSLFLNAFLITEGVKAILRILFAVRNSGLRLLPIETDYASYWNSRLARMAGLIGYGLLFLVPLFSRTISDLVGQLATLIIMATAFFYAMTVALRNRNDMRKRLEASAAKAKVMFTRVTLSTLAWTWHWLVIAYFGALAVVTVTQPESALPYMAQATAQSLIVVVLGALIAVALTQATSRRIHLSAEKRQHFPLLEGRLNSYIPIALKAVRALIIVTVLALLLDAWGLLDFFAWISSEAGLNIIGIVVSVGLVLIAAIAAWIVAASWIEHRLNPEVGKGKPTAREQTLLTLFRNALAVVLVTLTTMIVLAEIGINIGPLIAGAGVLGLAIGFGAQKMVQDIITGVFIQLEHSIDVGDIITAAGVTGTVEKLTVRSVNIRDLAGTFHFIPFSSVDSIANFTRHFAYHVGNYGVAYREDLDEVKPHFEAAYRELKNHPDQEIADAVYDEFWLDGVSSLGDSSVNIRIRIKTAPGMQWAVGRAYNELVKKEFDKAGIEIPFPHRTLYFGQDKYGRAPAARIENVG, encoded by the coding sequence TTGCACATCGCTTACCTAATGACGCGCATCGTCTTGGGCGCGCTAGCCTTATTCCCCCTCGCCGCCCTGGCGGAAGCAGGAGAAGATGCCGCTGAACCGGCACGCCGTGTTGCCGAAATGACCCAAACGTTTGCCCATAACCTAGCCGAACAGCTGCGCCAAATAGGTACCGCTCTGAATGAACTGGAAGGTGAACAGCTAGGCACGCAGCTATGGCTGGCCACCATAGAGCTAAGCGATCTGTTGATCATCATCGGTGTAACTGTCGCACTTCTATTCGCCCTGCGACCTGTTGCCCGGCCCTTTTTTATAAAGGCCGAGAAATGGGCTCAGCAAGGCGATGAGCGTCTCCACACCCTGCGTCGGGCAATTGGCGTCAGTAGCGCCGCACTAGCGGATCTGGCGACAGTACTAATTGCCTGGCTCGGCGGCTACGCCTTAGCGCTATTTCTGCTTGGCGAGACCGGCTCAATAGAGATGCGCCAATCACTTTTCCTTAACGCCTTCCTGATTACCGAAGGGGTCAAGGCAATCCTGCGCATCCTCTTTGCCGTGCGCAACAGCGGCCTGCGGCTGCTACCTATTGAGACGGACTACGCCTCTTACTGGAACAGCCGGCTAGCGCGAATGGCTGGCCTCATAGGTTACGGTTTGCTCTTCCTGGTGCCACTGTTCTCGCGCACCATATCCGATCTGGTTGGACAGCTGGCAACCTTAATCATCATGGCCACAGCCTTTTTCTACGCCATGACGGTTGCCCTGAGAAACCGCAATGATATGCGCAAAAGGCTTGAGGCAAGTGCTGCTAAAGCCAAGGTTATGTTTACTCGAGTAACTCTTTCTACTCTAGCCTGGACTTGGCACTGGCTGGTTATCGCCTATTTTGGCGCACTTGCTGTAGTTACCGTTACCCAGCCGGAGAGCGCCCTACCCTATATGGCTCAAGCAACCGCACAAAGCCTTATTGTTGTAGTGCTGGGCGCCCTTATCGCAGTAGCCTTAACTCAAGCAACCTCACGCCGAATCCATCTGAGTGCAGAGAAACGTCAACACTTCCCGCTGCTGGAAGGCCGTCTTAACTCATATATCCCGATCGCCCTGAAGGCGGTTAGGGCATTAATAATAGTAACGGTACTAGCCCTTCTCCTAGACGCCTGGGGGCTTCTCGACTTTTTTGCTTGGATAAGCTCTGAGGCGGGCTTAAACATAATTGGCATAGTTGTTTCGGTCGGGCTGGTTTTAATCGCCGCCATCGCTGCCTGGATAGTTGCTGCGAGCTGGATCGAACACCGCCTGAATCCAGAGGTCGGCAAAGGCAAGCCGACGGCTCGCGAACAGACCCTGCTAACACTGTTTCGTAACGCCCTAGCAGTAGTTCTGGTCACCCTCACGACAATGATAGTGCTGGCCGAGATAGGGATAAATATCGGCCCATTGATAGCTGGTGCAGGTGTCCTTGGTCTGGCAATCGGCTTCGGCGCTCAAAAGATGGTGCAGGATATTATCACCGGCGTCTTTATTCAGCTGGAACATTCCATCGATGTAGGAGATATAATAACTGCCGCAGGAGTCACCGGAACAGTGGAAAAACTTACGGTAAGATCGGTCAACATCCGCGATCTAGCCGGCACATTCCACTTTATCCCATTCTCTTCGGTAGACAGCATTGCCAACTTTACCCGCCATTTTGCCTACCATGTCGGCAACTACGGCGTTGCTTACCGAGAAGATCTTGATGAGGTCAAACCCCACTTTGAGGCCGCTTACCGGGAGTTGAAAAACCACCCTGACCAGGAAATAGCCGACGCCGTCTATGACGAATTCTGGCTCGACGGTGTCTCATCGCTAGGGGACAGCTCAGTCAATATTCGCATCCGAATTAAAACGGCACCCGGCATGCAATGGGCAGTGGGCAGGGCCTATAACGAGCTGGTCAAGAAAGAGTTTGACAAGGCCGGAATTGAAATACCCTTCCCTCACCGTACTCTCTACTTTGGCCAAGACAAATATGGCAGAGCACCAGCTGCCCGTATTGAGAATGTTGGTTAA